One window of the Hoplias malabaricus isolate fHopMal1 chromosome Y, fHopMal1.hap1, whole genome shotgun sequence genome contains the following:
- the LOC136679451 gene encoding protein adenylyltransferase FICD, whose protein sequence is MAALTVLRHASSSPLLWGWGPVLFVLLGSVLVLLLPLVGVEEQCCATLKGISLLRCQLWGSTHRSVGHSTSLTVPYTALELLPQKPKPSKETQLEAKAALQQALEMKKQGKREKAHKLLIHALNMNPDFVDALTELGSILEEEKDVVQADHLYSKALAISPCNQRALVSRDRTLPLVEEIDQRHFGIIDSKVRRLMSIPKGNSALRRIMEETYYHHIYHTVAIEGNTLTLSEIRHIIETRYAVPGKSLQEQNEAIGVDAAMKYINTTLLSRTGAITINNILEIHRRVLGYADPVEAGRFRTNQVFVGHHIPPHPNDLDRHMQELVQWLNSEETLNLHPVEFAALAHYKLVYVHPFVDGNGRTSRLLMNLVLMQASYPPITIRKEQRAEYYAALDTANEGDVRPFIRFIAKCTEMTLDTLLIATTEHAVGLPDASSQTCLNCKQTIPAHN, encoded by the exons ATGGCAGCGCTTACGGTGTTACGTCACGCCAGCAGTAGTCCTCTGCTATGGGGCTGGGGACCTGTTCTGTTTGTCCTGCTGGGTTCAGTGTTGGTCCTGCTGCTCCCTCTAGTGGGTGTGGAGGAGCAATGCTGTGCCACATTGAAGGGCATCTCCCTCTTGCGCTGTCAGCTATGGGGGAGCACTCATCGCTCTGTGGGTCACTCCACCAGCCTCACTGTTCCCTACACGGCTCTCGAGCTCCTGCCTCAGAAGCCCAAGCCTAGTAAAG AAACACAGCTGGAGGCAAAGGCAGCTCTCCAGCAGGCCTTGGAGATGAAGAAACAGGGGAAACGTGAGAAGGCCCACAAACTGCTCATCCATGCGCTCAACATGAACCCTGACTTTGTGGATGCCTTAACAGAGTTAGGGAGCATTTTAGAAGAGGAGAAGGACGTGGTACAGGCTGATCACCTGTACAGCAAAGCGCTTGCCATTTCGCCATGTAACCAGAGGGCACTAGTGAGCCGGGACCGCACTCTTCCCCTGGTGGAAGAAATTGACCAGCGTCACTTTGGGATTATCGACAGCAAAGTTCGACGCCTCATGTCCATCCCCAAGGGCAACTCAGCTCTCCGACGCATCATGGAAGAGACATACTATCACCATATTTATCACACAGTGGCCATcgagggcaacacactcacactgtcggAGATCCGCCACATCATTGAGACGCGCTACGCTGTGCCGGGCAAGAGTCTGCAGGAGCAGAATGAGGCCATTGGTGTGGATGCTGCCATGAAGTACATCAACACCACGCTTCTTTCTCGCACTGGTGCCATCACCATCAACAACATTCTGGAAATCCACCGCCGTGTTTTGGGATATGCTGACCCTGTAGAAGCGGGCAGATTCAGGACTAACCAAGTCTTTGTTGGGCACCACATTCCGCCTCACCCCAATGATCTGGACCGCCACATGCAGGAGCTGGTGCAGTGGCTGAACTCGGAGGAGACATTGAACCTCCACCCAGTGGAGTTTGCCGCATTGGCTCATTACAAACTGGTTTATGTGCATCCGTTTGTGGACGGAAATGGAAGGACATCACGACTGCTGATGAACCTGGTGTTGATGCAGGCCAGCTATCCTCCAATCACCATTCGGAAAGAGCAGAGGGCAGAATATTACGCTGCCTTGGACACGGCAAACGAAGGTGATGTCAGGCCATTCATACGCTTCATTGCCAAGTGCACAGAGATGACGCTAGACACGTTGCTCATAGCGACCACTGAGCATGCAGTCGGACTGCCTGATGCTAGCAGTCAGACCTGTCTGAACTGTAAACAGACCATACCTGCACATAATTGA
- the LOC136679532 gene encoding chemerin-like receptor 1, whose product MASIPVTEPEHFTYENYTNQTSTKSPCRDTTCIFFVVAHVMICILGIAGNGVVIWITGFKMKKSVISTLYLSLAISDLIFCCTLPFGVAHKIKNEWVFGSFMCEFRYFIKYFNMYSSIFILVIISLDRCVIVMFPVWVQNKRSIRKATLAVLLSCVLSALLSIPMAIFRDIQDERTKQCLRNYRNDQNRTGTVISRFIFGFVIPFLIIVICYVVIVQKLKANQMGKFKRPFKTMTLVIAAFLICWLPYHTFALLQLKYKHSKMFVNIGKVLGITLANANSCMNPFLYAFMGKDFKKQCYAILSKIENAIQEEDGQNTVQVTANSSNVEEKVSIVV is encoded by the coding sequence ATGGCTTCAATCCCAGTGACAGAACCTGAACACTTTACCTATGAAAACTACACAAACCAGACTTCAACTAAATCACCTTGCAGGGATACAACATGCATTTTCTTTGTGGTAGCCCATGTGATGATCTGTATCCTGGGTATTGCTGGAAATGGTGTGGTCATCTGGATTACTGGGTTTAAGATGAAGAAATCAGTCATCAGCACCTTGTACCTGAGTTTGGCCATTTCTGACTTAATTTTCTGCTGTACCCTTCCCTTTGGAGTCGCCCATAAGATCAAAAATGAATGGGTCTTTGGGTCCTTCATGTGCGAGTTCAGGTATTTCATCAAGTACTTCAACATGTACAGCAGTATCTTCATCCTCGTTATCATCAGTCTGGATCGTTGTGTGATTGTTATGTTTCCCGTGTGGGTGCAGAATAAGCGTAGCATAAGGAAGGCCACTCTGGCAGTCCTATTATCTTGTGTCCTGTCAGCATTACTTAGCATACCGATGGCTATTTTCCGAGACATTCAGGATGAACGGACAAAGCAGTGTCTCAGAAATTACAGAAATGATCAAAACCGTACTGGAACAGTGATATCCAGGTTTATTTTTGGATTTGTCATTCCTTTCCTCATTATTGTCATCTGCTACGTTGTCATTGTTCAAAAGCTAAAAGCCAATCAGATGGGAAAATTCAAAAGACCATTTAAAACCATGACACTTGTGATTGCTGCTTTCTTGATTTGCTGGCTGCCATACCACACTTTTGCCCTTCTGCAGTTAAAGTATAAGCATTCCAAAATGTTTGTCAACATCGGAAAAGTATTGGGCATCACTCTTGCCAATGCTAACAGTTGTATGAACCCATTTCTTTATGCTTTTATGGGGAAGGATTTTAAGAAGCAGTGTTATGCAATTCTGTCAAAGATTGAAAATGCCATTCAGGAGGAAGATGGTCAGAATACAGTCCAAGTAACAGCTAATAGCTCCAATGTTGAAGAGAAAGTTTCAATTGTTGTTTGA